Proteins found in one Primulina eburnea isolate SZY01 chromosome 16, ASM2296580v1, whole genome shotgun sequence genomic segment:
- the LOC140817360 gene encoding nuclear transcription factor Y subunit B-8-like, with amino-acid sequence MAESPGGFAGGSGSHDSGGGDHSPQSSVKEQDRFLPIANIGRIMKKALPANGKIAKDAKDTVQECVSEFISFVTSEASDKCQKEKRKTINGDDLLWAMATLGFEEYIAPLKAYLARYREVLSYFLWLSGNLSPPP; translated from the exons ATGGCTGAGAGTCCTGGTGGATTTGCCGGTGGAAGTGGCAGCCACGATAGCGGCGGCGGGGATCACAGTCCGCAGTCTAGCGTGAAAGAGCAGGATCGCTTCCTCCCAATTGCAAATATTGGCCGTATCATGAAGAAAGCGTTGCCTGCGAATGGAAAGATAGCGAAGGATGCGAAGGACACGGTTCAAGAATGCGTCTCTGAGTTCATCAGCTTCGTCACAAGCGA AGCTAGTGACAAATGCcaaaaagagaaaagaaagacgATAAACGGGGATGATTTGTTGTGGGCAATGGCAACATTAGGTTTCGAGGAATATATAGCCCCGCTGAAGGCGTATTTGGCTAGGTACAGAGAGGTACTATCTTATTTTCTGTGGTTATCTGGTAACCTTTCCCCCCCACCCTAA